A single Triticum dicoccoides isolate Atlit2015 ecotype Zavitan chromosome 2A, WEW_v2.0, whole genome shotgun sequence DNA region contains:
- the LOC119355877 gene encoding beta-glucosidase 16-like isoform X1, with product MAAATGMIMLAATGMIMLAALAILTPSARGLDRADFPPVFLFGVATSAYQIEGAYLEDGKGLSNWDVFTHTPRRIKDGRNGDIADDHYHRYMEDVEIIHSLGVDSYRFSISWARILPRGQLGGVNSAGIAFYDRLITALLQKGIEPFVTLHHFDMPQELETRYGSWLGAGIREEFGYYADVCFKAFGDRVRFWTTFNEPNLFAKFAYMLGNYPPAHCSPPFGTCNSGNSRREPYVAAHNMLLSHAAAVENYKKNYQATQGGSIGIVIAMKWYEPLTNSTEDILAARRALSFEVDWFLDPIFFGDYPREMCEMLSSNLPKFTSEEKRLLRKNNADFIGLNHYTSIYAKDCISSPCDLETYEGNALVQAVGERDGVTIGKPTAIHGYYDVPEGMELIVKYVNQRYKNTPVYVTENGYSQFSDNSMEDLINDVGRVNYLQGYLTSISSAVRRGANVSGYFVWSLMDNFEWRFGFTMRFGLYHVDFETRERTPKMSGNWYRDFLTGSRPVDQAHTLREDS from the exons ATGGCCGCGGCGACTGGCATGATCATGCTGGCGGCGACTGGCATGATCATGCTGGCGGCGCTGGCGATCCTCACTCCGTCCGCCCGAGGGCTCGACCGCGCCGATTTCCCGCCGGTGTTCCTCTTCGGCGTCGCGACGTCTGCTTACCAG ATCGAGGGCGCGTACCTGGAGGACGGCAAGGGCCTCAGCAACTGGGATGTGTTCACCCACACAC CTAGAAGAATTAAGGATGGACGGAATGGGGACATAGCGGATGATCACTACCATCGTTACATG GAGGACGTGGAGATTATACATAGTTTGGGGGTCGACTCCTACAGGTTCTCAATCTCATGGGCGAGAATCCTACCAA GAGGTCAGCTTGGAGGCGTTAATTCAGCCGGAATAGCCTTCTATGACCGCCTGATCACGGCACTCCTTCAGAAAG GGATAGAGCCGTTCGTGACACTGCATCACTTTGACATGCCGCAAGAACTGGAGACCCGGTACGGCAGTTGGCTGGGCGCTGGAATCAG GGAGGAGTTCGGCTACTACGCGGACGTGTGCTTCAAGGCGTTCGGCGACCGGGTCAGGTTCTGGACCACCTTCAACGAGCCCAACCTGTTCGCCAAGTTCGCCTACATGCTGGGCAACTACCCTCCCGCGCACTGCTCACCGCCGTTCGGGACCTGCAACAGTGGGAACTCTCGCCGGGAGCCCTACGTCGCGGCTCACAACATGCTGCTGTCGCATGCTGCCGCCGTCGAGAACTACAAGAAGAATTACCAG GCAACGCAAGGCGGATCGATCGGGATTGTGATCGCGATGAAATGGTATGAGCCGCTGACCAACTCCACCGAGGATATCTTGGCAGCAAGACGGGCGTTGTCCTTCGAGGTGGATTG gTTTCTGGATCCGATATTCTTTGGTGACTATCCCAGAGAAATGTGTGAGATGTTATCATCAAACTTACCAAAGTTTACCTCAGAAGAGAAGAGGCTGCTACGGAAGAACAACGCAGATTTTATCGGGCTAAATCATTACACATCGATTTACGCCAAGGATTGCATCTCTTCTCCATGCGACCTTGAGACTTATGAGGGAAATGCGCTGGTGCAAGCTGTAGGTGAAAGAGACGGCGTGACAATTGGAAAACCA ACTGCAATTCATGGTTACTATGATGTTCCGGAAGGTATGGAGCTAATCGTCAAGTATGTCAATCAGAGATACAAGAACACGCCTGTCTATGTTACCGAAAATG GCTACTCGCAGTTTAGTGACAATAGTATGGAGGACTTGATCAATGACGTTGGAAGAGTAAACTACCTCCAGGGCTATCTCACAAGCATCTCTTCAGCAGTCAG GAGAGGAGCAAACGTGAGTGGCTACTTCGTGTGGAGTCTCATGGACAACTTCGAGTGGCGTTTTGGTTTCACCATGAGGTTTGGGTTGTATCATGTAGATTTTGAAACGCGGGAGAGGACTCCAAAAATGTCAGGGAATTGGTACCGTGACTTCCTCACGGGGTCTAGGCCGGTCGACCAAGCCCACACCCTGAGAGAAGATTCATGA
- the LOC119355877 gene encoding beta-glucosidase 16-like isoform X2: MAAATGMIMLAATGMIMLAALAILTPSARGLDRADFPPVFLFGVATSAYQIEGAYLEDGKGLSNWDVFTHTPRRIKDGRNGDIADDHYHRYMEDVEIIHSLGVDSYRFSISWARILPRGQLGGVNSAGIAFYDRLITALLQKGIEPFVTLHHFDMPQELETRYGSWLGAGIREEFGYYADVCFKAFGDRVRFWTTFNEPNLFAKFAYMLGNYPPAHCSPPFGTCNSGNSRREPYVAAHNMLLSHAAAVENYKKNYQATQGGSIGIVIAMKWYEPLTNSTEDILAARRALSFEVDWFLDPIFFGDYPREMCEMLSSNLPKFTSEEKRLLRKNNADFIGLNHYTSIYAKDCISSPCDLETYEGNALVQAVGERDGVTIGKPTAIHGYYDVPEGMELIVKYVNQRYKNTPVYVTENGYSQFSDNSMEDLINDVGRVNYLQGYLTSISSAVSFTKAGGATAPAGTNVAPPLILDTPTKTREEQT, from the exons ATGGCCGCGGCGACTGGCATGATCATGCTGGCGGCGACTGGCATGATCATGCTGGCGGCGCTGGCGATCCTCACTCCGTCCGCCCGAGGGCTCGACCGCGCCGATTTCCCGCCGGTGTTCCTCTTCGGCGTCGCGACGTCTGCTTACCAG ATCGAGGGCGCGTACCTGGAGGACGGCAAGGGCCTCAGCAACTGGGATGTGTTCACCCACACAC CTAGAAGAATTAAGGATGGACGGAATGGGGACATAGCGGATGATCACTACCATCGTTACATG GAGGACGTGGAGATTATACATAGTTTGGGGGTCGACTCCTACAGGTTCTCAATCTCATGGGCGAGAATCCTACCAA GAGGTCAGCTTGGAGGCGTTAATTCAGCCGGAATAGCCTTCTATGACCGCCTGATCACGGCACTCCTTCAGAAAG GGATAGAGCCGTTCGTGACACTGCATCACTTTGACATGCCGCAAGAACTGGAGACCCGGTACGGCAGTTGGCTGGGCGCTGGAATCAG GGAGGAGTTCGGCTACTACGCGGACGTGTGCTTCAAGGCGTTCGGCGACCGGGTCAGGTTCTGGACCACCTTCAACGAGCCCAACCTGTTCGCCAAGTTCGCCTACATGCTGGGCAACTACCCTCCCGCGCACTGCTCACCGCCGTTCGGGACCTGCAACAGTGGGAACTCTCGCCGGGAGCCCTACGTCGCGGCTCACAACATGCTGCTGTCGCATGCTGCCGCCGTCGAGAACTACAAGAAGAATTACCAG GCAACGCAAGGCGGATCGATCGGGATTGTGATCGCGATGAAATGGTATGAGCCGCTGACCAACTCCACCGAGGATATCTTGGCAGCAAGACGGGCGTTGTCCTTCGAGGTGGATTG gTTTCTGGATCCGATATTCTTTGGTGACTATCCCAGAGAAATGTGTGAGATGTTATCATCAAACTTACCAAAGTTTACCTCAGAAGAGAAGAGGCTGCTACGGAAGAACAACGCAGATTTTATCGGGCTAAATCATTACACATCGATTTACGCCAAGGATTGCATCTCTTCTCCATGCGACCTTGAGACTTATGAGGGAAATGCGCTGGTGCAAGCTGTAGGTGAAAGAGACGGCGTGACAATTGGAAAACCA ACTGCAATTCATGGTTACTATGATGTTCCGGAAGGTATGGAGCTAATCGTCAAGTATGTCAATCAGAGATACAAGAACACGCCTGTCTATGTTACCGAAAATG GCTACTCGCAGTTTAGTGACAATAGTATGGAGGACTTGATCAATGACGTTGGAAGAGTAAACTACCTCCAGGGCTATCTCACAAGCATCTCTTCAGCAGTCAG TTTTACCAAGGCTGGGGGGGCCACGGCACCTGCAGGAACCAACGTAGCTCCGCCACTGATCCTTGACACCCCTACAAAAACAA GAGAGGAGCAAACGTGA